The Candidatus Eremiobacterota bacterium nucleotide sequence CTTTTCTCCGCGATGACAAAGAAGGCACTGTCATGGTCTGGCAGGATCTCTTTTTTGACAGGATTTTCACCCGGGCTGAGCTCTCGGATGCCCTGGCCTCCCTCTTCGCGATAAGGCAGGGGGAGCTCCACATCAGGGGAGAAGGCTCGCCTGAGCCACTCATGATTGATATTGAAGCCTGTGACAGCTCCGAGAATATGGAGCTTGAGTGACGGTGACGCCTTTTGAAGCCCTTCCGGAGGAAGAGTCCCTGCGAAGCACTGCCTGCAACACCCCCCATGAAGAGGTTCAATAAGCTGTTTATCAATCTGTGCATTGTGCGCAGCACCTTCTCATCGACCGGGAGAATTCCCCCGGGCTCCTGATTCCAGCAGTCACTCCTTTGACTGCTCGGAGGAATCTGGCTTCTTCTTTTTCGGGAACAGGACCCCCCTTAATATCCCGAGCCCCCTGAAGAACAGCAGGGCAAGCACAAAAAATGGAATGAGAATGACAAGAAAGATTACGACATCCGCAAGGAATTTCACCAGGTATTTCAGCGTCGTGAAAGCGCTTTCCGCGGTCTTTCCGAAGTTCCAGAAGGAGCGCGGCGCTTCAATGCGGCTCTGCGTCAGAGAAATGTTGACGGTGGCCATGTCCGCGCTGCTCTTGAGAAACTTGAGCCTTCCCTCAAGGGCTTCAATATCACCGCGGACTCGGCCGAGCTCACGCCTTACCTTGAGCATGTCGTCAACGGACTGCGCCGCCTTGAACATCTCCTGGTATTTCGCCTCTTCAAGCTTCATGTTCGTGAAGCGGGCCGAGCTGTCAACATATTCCTCCGTGACATCCTGGCCTGTCTTCTGCTGGGAGAGCATCTCTCCCACCTGTGAGACCTTGTCCACAAAGGGAGTGAGGCTGCCCGACGGAACTCTTACCGCCATGCGCGCCGTCCTGTACTTTTCGTCTCCCCTGCTCACCGAGGAGGAGACAAGATATCCTTTTGACTCCTTCACCATGGCATCAAGGGTTTTGAAAGCCGCATCGACATCTTTTACTTCCAGGGAGAGCTCGACGGTATAGACGATCATCCGCCCGCCGGCCTCTTCGCGGCCCTCTCCCGCTTTCTGCTTATCCATTTCCCGGGCCTGCTCATCCTGAACGGAAACGGCCGTTTTTTTCTCGGACTGCAAGGGCGGCGCCGGCGCGCCGGGCTGGTATTCTTTCGACTGGGAACAGCCGGCGAGGAGAGTCACCAGCACAAGAAGAGCAATGATAATTGTCTTGTTCACAGAATCTCACTCCTTTCGCGGTCAGAAAATATGCCCCGGCATCGGTTAAGGACACCGGCCGGGGAAGCTTCGCTCAGGCGATCCCTAGCCCAGCATTTTCAAAGCGTTCCTCCTGGCTACGGCCATCACGGTGGCCTGAGGGTTCACCCCCGTGGCGTCGGGGAGAATGCTCGCGTCGTTGAGCCAGATGTTCTGATAGCCATGGAGCTTTCCGAAAGAGTCTACGACGCAGCGGCTCCTGTCTTCTCCCATGGGGCATGAGCTGAAGATATGGATGGTCGAGACCGTCATTTTTGCGTGGGGAAGGCCCTGCCTGAGAAGTTCCAGGTCCTCGAGCTTCCTGAAGGGCCGCATGCCAAGGACAGGGCTCAGGATCTCCAGGGCGCCCACCGTGAAAAGAAGCTTGCCCAGAAGGTAAAGACCCTCTCCCAGCTGTTTCAGATCTTTCTCATTGAGAGGATATGACACAAAGGCCTCGTTGAATCCCGGCACATTCTTCACCGAGCCCCTCGCATTCCCTTTGACCAGCACATAAAAAAGGGTCATGGTGCGCCATTCCCTGAGTCTGCCCATGCGGTCCTCCACGTCTTCACCCATCCACATCGCAAGGTGAGGAAGGGTGCTCACCGAGCAGCCAAGGGTCATCGCGGGCTTGAACTCCACGACCTGCTGCACCGGCACCCCGTATGAGGCGCACTCGTTGATCTCTTCATTGAAGCGGGCGGGCATTCTCACCATGGGGTGAAGCACAAAGGACTTTCCCACGAGGCCTCCGATGCCGCTCCTCTGGAGGAGCACCGGAGTCTGCGAAGGCCCCCCGCAGACCACCACGTTCTTGAAATCGATACGCACTTTCTCCCTTCGGCCGTCACCGCTCTTCTCTATTCCCACTGCCGAGACGGCCCGGTTTCCCGACATTATGAGCTTTTCTATCCAGAGGTCGGCCTCAAGACGGCACCCTGAAGCCAGGGCCTTCGGGACCATCGTCTCGGTGATGGACTGGCGGATGCCGGTATTTTCAAGGCCCGCATTCTCAGGGTAACGCCAGAAGCGCTTCACCTCGTCGGAGGCCCACCCCAGGGCGGCGGCGCCTTCCTTGATCCTTCGCGATGCCGCATCCAGGCCGTAGGGAATCGGCGAGACGGTAAAATCCTTGTCAATCTCCCTGAAGTGGGGCTCCAGGGCTCCGTAGGAGAATTCTTCTATTTTGAAGTCTTTCCGCCACTCTTCAATGGTGCATTCCATGGGAAGGTGGCAGAGGGCGGCGTTAATCTCGCTTCCTCCGCCCACGCAGCGGCCCTCGATATAAGTGACCTTCGTCTTGCCGAAGGAAGGGGTGAGGCCGCTGTTGCGGTATTTCTGATCCATCTCGAGAAGGGAATAGGCCTCTGCCGAGTCAAGGCGGTAATTGCCCCCTTCCTCGGCCATCAGCACGTCCCGGCCTCCCCCGGCGAGGAGGGCAGCCGTCGTGGCACCGCCCGGGCCCGAGCCGACGACCAGGTATTCACACTCCATCCTCTTTTCACTCATGCTGAAGCCACGCTCTTCCCGCATCCTCTGTGCTCCTCGAGATAGGAGAAATAGACAAAGGTGCTCATCTTTTCATAAAAATCAACGAAGTTTCCGAAAAAGCTCACAGGAAAGCTCCGCCATTTCCTTATCTGCCTGGTGCGCCGGGCCAGGGACTGGCTGTGGAATGGCTTCACAGCGAAGAAAAAGCCTGCCGCGTCAAAGAATACCGTGGCCATCATCATGGGATAGCCAAGGAAATGGGGCATCATGACAAGCCTTTTCATAATGATAGCTGCGGTGGCATCAAGTGTTTCGCTGTCCGGCGGTGACTCCTCGCCCGTCAATCCTGTCACCACTGTTGCGACAAGCGAAGAGACAGCCCTGGAAAGGCCCGGCACCCTGTAGGAAAAAACCGGGTCACTGCTCATAATGACTCACCTGGCTCTCTTTCATTCGTCAGTCTCTCCCTGTAATGACGCAAATTGCACTCCCGGGTATATTATACGCCAGCGGCACCATTTCCTACCGGGAAGCTTCCTGGCACGTCATTGAAAGGCCCGTTCAGCACTATGCCTCGCACCTGAAGAGGACTTCCGTCTCGGTGCGCTTCTCGAGGGCCCTGTCAAGGAGGGTCCTGTTGTCAAGCATGATCCATTCCAGGATGGAAACGGGAAGGCTCCCGTAAGAGAGGAGCCTGTCGTGAAACTCCCCCAGCCTGAAAGTGTCGCCATCCTTGTCGCGGCAGCGCCCAAGGAGCCCCATGAGCTGGTACTTCCCGGTGGTGTAAGTTATTTTCTGCAGAGGCCTCGTGGCCGCCCCGGCGGCCTCTCCCTCGGCAGCCTCCCTGTCGAGGCCTCCCGCCGCGGCGAAGTGCTCTACGGCCTCATCAAGGCTCCAGGTGCCCGTGTGAAGGTTTACATCGACCTCTATCCGTGCCGCCCTGTACCTCGACAGGCGGAGCACCTGACCCTCGCCTGCCGAGTGATGCTCATAAAGCCCTGTCCTCATCAGCATCTCCTCGGTATAGAGGGCCCACCCCTCGACAAAGACACCGTCGTGGTGATGCTTCCTTATCTCATTTGCTTGTGCGTAGGCCCGCGATATCTGGAGAAAATGGCCGGGAATCCCCTCGTGGGCCAGGATGGGCCTGGGCTCCTCGATGGCGGCCCTTATGTAAAAGTTGGGAGAGTCGGGGGAATAGGAGGGAATGAAGTAAAAGCCCGAGGTATCGCTGTCATAGAGGCCGGGCGGGTTCATGAATCCTCCCGGCGACGTGGGCCTGAAGGGGGCGGGAAGCTCCCTTATGTAAAAGGACCCCAGGGACTCGGGAAGGGTGACAAGCCTTTTCTTCTTCAGGTGCTCGATAATCTCTCCCTGGCGGCTCTCATAGACCTTCAGAAACTCCTGCTGCGTGGCGGGAATCCTGGGGCTCCTCGATGGATCAGGGTTGGCTTTCCCCGGGTCGTCGAGCCACGACTCAAGGGCCCGGGCCCTCACGAGCTCGGCCTTCGCAAGGCTTATGAGCTCGTCAGCATCGTAGGGCAGAAGGAGGGAATGGGAGAGGAGAAAGTTGTAATTGTCCCTTCCCATGGGCTTGAATTCCTGGGCGCCGGGAAGGGGCCCTTCCAGCCATTCGCCAAAGTCCTTGAGGGCCTCAAGGGCCTTGTCCCTTTTTTCCTCGAGGTTCCTGCGCTCCTCGGCGGGCAGGTCGCAGGCTATAGCCATGAGGCTCTCGGTGAAAAGGGGCTTAAGAGCCCTGGCCGAAGACGCGGCAAGCTTCATGAAGAGCTTCACAGGCTTTGTAAGGTTCTTCTTCGCCTGCTCAATGAGCTCGGGCATGGCCGCCATACGCTTCGCGGCAGCCTTCGCGCGGACCGCCGCAGGGGCGTAGTCCTTTTTCAGCAGGGAAAAAATGGCATTGGAGCACTCGTTGACATAGACCTGCGGGTTTGTTGAGGACTCATCGAGGAGTATATCATGGTAATAGGCCCCTTCCACCTGCGCCCTGAAGAGGAGCCAGTCGATATAGTCATCCTTCTCCCAGCCCTCAGGCTTGATGGAGAGCACATCGTCAAGGGTTGCCTCCAGATAGGAGCGCTGCCTCGAGAGAGCGCCGGGGGAATAGTTTGTAAGCCTGTCATCCCAGGTATGGAGGCCAAGGTATGACGACGAAACGGGGAATGTCTCAGCCTGCCAGAGGTAATAATCCTTTGCGATGATCTGCAGGGTCTGCGGTGTGCTGTCAATAGACATTTTTCTATCCTTCCTCCAATAAGATTCAGCCCGCGCGGGATGGCGCTCCCTAGCCTCTTTTACGCAGCATCCTTCCCGGCTTCTCCCCCGTCGGTCTCCCCTTTGATGCCGCTATCTTTCCGTTGACGATGACTGCCTCGATGCCCTCGGGGAAAAGCCTGGGCTCCTTTATTGCGGCTCTTTCCCTCACTTCATCGAGACGGAAGATGGCAATGTCGGCAAAATATCCTTTCGAAAGCCTGCCCCTTCCCTTGAGGCCGAACTTCTCCGCAGGCCTGGAGGTCATATGCCTCACCGCTTCAGGGAGGGTGAGGACCTGCCTCCGGCACACGAAATCCTCAAGGACCCTGGCAAAGGTCCCGTAGGTTCTCGGGTGGGGCTTTCCACCGTAAAGGCCGTCACTTCCCCACATATGAAGAGGGTGACGTGCTATCTCGTCAACATTCTCCTGGTTCATGCCATTGACAAGCATCGCTGCCGATCCTCCCTCGTCCTGGAGGAGTTTCAGGATGACATCGACAGGACTTTCTCCAGAGGCCTCGGCAATATCACCCAGAGGCATGCCCTCGTAGCGCTCGTTGAGACCGGAGCTCCCGCCGGAAAACAGTATTGCCTTCCAGAGGCCGTCAAAGCCCAGCGCAGTGGCATAATTCTCCGTGCCCGGCGACTCGTTCATGATCTCGCGCTTTATGCGTTCCCTCACGGCGCTGTCGGCAAGGAGACTCACGAGGTCCGCTCCGTCGCTCAGAATACCGGGCGGGAGCAGGGCGGCAAGGATGGTGCTTCCATAGGTGTAGGGGTAACTGTCAAAGGAGACATCCACTCCCTCCTCACGGGCATGCTCAATGACCATGAGGGCTTTCTCGGCCTTGTGCCAGTTGTGGGCGCCGTATGCCTTGAGGTGGGATATCTCAATGGACACGCCTGACTCTCTTGCGATGGTAAGGGCTTCCTCAATCGACTCGATGAGGAAATTGGCCTCGCTCCTGATATGTATGGAGAAGACGCCGCCGCGGCGGGCTACAGCCTTGCAAAGCGCCGTGAGCTCATCTGTCTTCGCGTAAAACGCCGGGGGATAGGCCAGGCCCGTGGAGAGCCCCGCAGCTCCTGCATCCATCGCTTCCTCAACGCCGGCACGCATCGCATCGAGGTGCTCCCCCGAGGGAGGTGCATTCTCAAGACCCATCACCTTTCTCCTGAGGGAGCCATGGGCTGTCAGTGACGCAACGTTTACTGCCGTGCCCTGCTCCTCGAGAGCGTCCATGTATTCTGGAAGGGACGTGCCGATGAAAGGGACCTCGTAGTTTCCCAGGACACCCTCGAGATATTCCCTCAGGGCCTTCGAGTCGGCGGCGCGGGCAGGCACGAGGGAAAGACCGCAGTTCCCTACCACCTCGGTGGTCACTCCCTGCATGAGCTTGGGGAGGGAGAGGCCGTCGGAGAGAAGGTGAAGATCGGCGTGAGAGTGCACATCAATGAATCCCGGCGCCACGACGCAGCCTTCGGCGTCTATCTCAACACCCGCAGCAGCGCCTCCCAGGCTCCCGACTGCCTCGATGCAATCGCCCCCCACGGCAATATCGGCCTTAAAGGGAGGCGTCCCGTCACCGTCGCATACGGTGCCATTTCTGATAAGAAGACTGAACACCTCTGCACCCCTGTTCATTCATGATAGTGGTATAAGTCTTCTCTTCTTCTGCTCCCGTACCCTCTCCGGGGAAGGAGGATGAGGCCCCGGGCAGAAAGAACTTCACATCGACGGGTCCCTCGGGGAGAGAGGCCGGGAAGGAGTCACGATGCTCACGAGAAGAGAGTTTTTAATGAAAGGCCTGGGAAGTGCCGTGCTCATCCCGGGGCTCATAGCGGGCGGGTCGCCCCTTTCAGGAGCTTTTGCCCTTGCGGGAGACCCTGCACCCTCCCATACCCCTCCCACCGAAACAAGCTTCGCCTGCCTCACCACTTCGGGAAAACCTTATGATATTGGCCTTTCTGTCGGAAGGACCTTTGCAGGGGAGATAGGAATGGGGCTTGAGCGGAGGCAGAAATGGCTGATAAGGCTCAGAGACTATGCTGAAGGCCCCGGGAAAAAGAACTATGAGACGATGCTCGGAGCCTCGAAGGAGCATGCCTCGCAGGTCATAGAAGAGCTGAAGGGGTGGGCCTGGGGAAGCGGCGTCGGCTTTGACGATCTCTTCACCGTGAACTGCAATCCTGAGCTGGATGCCTTCATGGAGCGGGACACCGCTGTTCCCCCCGGGGGCTGCTCAACGGTGGTGGTCTGCGATGAAAAGCGCCTCCTCGTAGTCCACAACGAAGATCACAACTTCAATTATGCCGACCTGATGTTCGTGATGAAGGCGGCCCCTGAGAGCGGCAATGATTTCCTCTGCCTCTCCTACCCCGATTTCATGGAAGGGAACGCCCCGGCAGTCAACAGGCACGGCATCGTGCTCACGACGAACTACATAGGCTCACGGGAGGTCAAGGCGGGAATTCCCCGCTATTTCATCCACCGCATGGTGATGGAATCAAAGACAATAGATGAAGCCCTCAATGCAGCGCAGAATCCCCTGCGGGCTTTCGCGAGCCATCATATCGTCGCTTCCCTGAAGGAGAAAAAGGCTTTTTCCATTGAGCTCACGCCCTCTCACGCACAGATAAGAGAGATCAAGGGGCTTTATATCCATACCAACCACCTCATCCTTGACAAAATGAAGGATCTCCCCCAGTTTGACAAGTATGTGAAGCTTTCCTCGATACCTCGCTACAAGTACCTTTCGAAGACCCTCGGCGCGGTGAAAGACCCCGGGGACATTACCCCTGAGCTTGTAGTGAAGGCAATGTCCTCCCATGAGGGAAGACCTTTCAGCGTCTGCCGTCATCATGAGGGGGAAGCAGAGGGAGCCACCGTGGCCTGCGCCGTCTTCTCGTCGGAGCACCATGGAGGCGATAAGCCCTACGGGATGAAGCTTTACAAGAACAACCCCTGCATGGGCAGGGCAACAGACTACAAACTCAAGGCGCAGAAAAGCTGAGAGATTCATCGGATGGCAAAGACACCGGCCATGAGCAGCAGGTGATGGACCAGTCCCACGAAGAGGACCGAGAAGGCCAGCACTGCCCCCAGTATGGCAACTGTCCACCGCAGGCCCAGCTCCCTCTGGATCACGGCAA carries:
- a CDS encoding DUF885 domain-containing protein gives rise to the protein MSIDSTPQTLQIIAKDYYLWQAETFPVSSSYLGLHTWDDRLTNYSPGALSRQRSYLEATLDDVLSIKPEGWEKDDYIDWLLFRAQVEGAYYHDILLDESSTNPQVYVNECSNAIFSLLKKDYAPAAVRAKAAAKRMAAMPELIEQAKKNLTKPVKLFMKLAASSARALKPLFTESLMAIACDLPAEERRNLEEKRDKALEALKDFGEWLEGPLPGAQEFKPMGRDNYNFLLSHSLLLPYDADELISLAKAELVRARALESWLDDPGKANPDPSRSPRIPATQQEFLKVYESRQGEIIEHLKKKRLVTLPESLGSFYIRELPAPFRPTSPGGFMNPPGLYDSDTSGFYFIPSYSPDSPNFYIRAAIEEPRPILAHEGIPGHFLQISRAYAQANEIRKHHHDGVFVEGWALYTEEMLMRTGLYEHHSAGEGQVLRLSRYRAARIEVDVNLHTGTWSLDEAVEHFAAAGGLDREAAEGEAAGAATRPLQKITYTTGKYQLMGLLGRCRDKDGDTFRLGEFHDRLLSYGSLPVSILEWIMLDNRTLLDRALEKRTETEVLFRCEA
- a CDS encoding DUF4349 domain-containing protein; translated protein: MNKTIIIALLVLVTLLAGCSQSKEYQPGAPAPPLQSEKKTAVSVQDEQAREMDKQKAGEGREEAGGRMIVYTVELSLEVKDVDAAFKTLDAMVKESKGYLVSSSVSRGDEKYRTARMAVRVPSGSLTPFVDKVSQVGEMLSQQKTGQDVTEEYVDSSARFTNMKLEEAKYQEMFKAAQSVDDMLKVRRELGRVRGDIEALEGRLKFLKSSADMATVNISLTQSRIEAPRSFWNFGKTAESAFTTLKYLVKFLADVVIFLVILIPFFVLALLFFRGLGILRGVLFPKKKKPDSSEQSKE
- a CDS encoding GMC family oxidoreductase, whose translation is MREERGFSMSEKRMECEYLVVGSGPGGATTAALLAGGGRDVLMAEEGGNYRLDSAEAYSLLEMDQKYRNSGLTPSFGKTKVTYIEGRCVGGGSEINAALCHLPMECTIEEWRKDFKIEEFSYGALEPHFREIDKDFTVSPIPYGLDAASRRIKEGAAALGWASDEVKRFWRYPENAGLENTGIRQSITETMVPKALASGCRLEADLWIEKLIMSGNRAVSAVGIEKSGDGRREKVRIDFKNVVVCGGPSQTPVLLQRSGIGGLVGKSFVLHPMVRMPARFNEEINECASYGVPVQQVVEFKPAMTLGCSVSTLPHLAMWMGEDVEDRMGRLREWRTMTLFYVLVKGNARGSVKNVPGFNEAFVSYPLNEKDLKQLGEGLYLLGKLLFTVGALEILSPVLGMRPFRKLEDLELLRQGLPHAKMTVSTIHIFSSCPMGEDRSRCVVDSFGKLHGYQNIWLNDASILPDATGVNPQATVMAVARRNALKMLG
- a CDS encoding D-aminoacylase; translated protein: MFSLLIRNGTVCDGDGTPPFKADIAVGGDCIEAVGSLGGAAAGVEIDAEGCVVAPGFIDVHSHADLHLLSDGLSLPKLMQGVTTEVVGNCGLSLVPARAADSKALREYLEGVLGNYEVPFIGTSLPEYMDALEEQGTAVNVASLTAHGSLRRKVMGLENAPPSGEHLDAMRAGVEEAMDAGAAGLSTGLAYPPAFYAKTDELTALCKAVARRGGVFSIHIRSEANFLIESIEEALTIARESGVSIEISHLKAYGAHNWHKAEKALMVIEHAREEGVDVSFDSYPYTYGSTILAALLPPGILSDGADLVSLLADSAVRERIKREIMNESPGTENYATALGFDGLWKAILFSGGSSGLNERYEGMPLGDIAEASGESPVDVILKLLQDEGGSAAMLVNGMNQENVDEIARHPLHMWGSDGLYGGKPHPRTYGTFARVLEDFVCRRQVLTLPEAVRHMTSRPAEKFGLKGRGRLSKGYFADIAIFRLDEVRERAAIKEPRLFPEGIEAVIVNGKIAASKGRPTGEKPGRMLRKRG
- a CDS encoding C45 family peptidase; protein product: MLTRREFLMKGLGSAVLIPGLIAGGSPLSGAFALAGDPAPSHTPPTETSFACLTTSGKPYDIGLSVGRTFAGEIGMGLERRQKWLIRLRDYAEGPGKKNYETMLGASKEHASQVIEELKGWAWGSGVGFDDLFTVNCNPELDAFMERDTAVPPGGCSTVVVCDEKRLLVVHNEDHNFNYADLMFVMKAAPESGNDFLCLSYPDFMEGNAPAVNRHGIVLTTNYIGSREVKAGIPRYFIHRMVMESKTIDEALNAAQNPLRAFASHHIVASLKEKKAFSIELTPSHAQIREIKGLYIHTNHLILDKMKDLPQFDKYVKLSSIPRYKYLSKTLGAVKDPGDITPELVVKAMSSHEGRPFSVCRHHEGEAEGATVACAVFSSEHHGGDKPYGMKLYKNNPCMGRATDYKLKAQKS